From the Polaribacter gangjinensis genome, the window CACAGCAATCATATCTAAAGTAAGCGCACCTAAAATGGCTTTATTTTGAAACACAAATCTCACTCCAGCTTTCAAACTTTCATTGATTGGTTCACCAATTTTGGTGTTTAAAATAGGTTTCTTTTTGATGAAAAAAACGACAATAAATGATAAAACAACCAGAATAAAAACCAATAATAACGTGTTTGCAACTCCCATCCAACTGATTGAAAATCCTGCAAATAATGCACCTGTAACTGAGGCTGTTTTCCAAGTACTTGTGCTCCAAGTTGCTGCATTGTGATAGATTTTTTTAGGAACAATCAATGCAACTAATGAGAAAATTGTGGGTCCAAAAAAAGAACGTAAAAATCCACCAAAAAAAACCAATCCATAAATGGCATATAAAATTTTATGGGTTGACCAACTTTTAAAAATGCTATCTGTTGTTAAAAAATACAATCCTAAACTGATAAGTGAAAATGTAGCAATACAAATGGCTAATAAGTTTCTTTTTTCTCTTTGATCTACAATATGACCTGCAAAAAGCGCCATTGAAAACGCAGGAATTATTTCCAACAAACCAATAATTCCTAGTGATAATGGATCTTTTGTGATACTATATACTTGCCATTCAATAACAATAAATTGCATAGACCAACCAAAAACCAATAAAAAACGCATTAACAAAAAGATATTGAACTCTTTTATTTTTAATGCTGCATAGGGATTTGTTTTTGCCATAAATTACCCCAATTTCATATCCATTAAAATGGCAAAAGTTTGATTGATGTCTTTGTCTTTTACCACAATTGTCATTTCGTTTGTTGTAGAAATAATTTCTTGCAATGGAATATCT encodes:
- a CDS encoding MFS transporter — protein: MAKTNPYAALKIKEFNIFLLMRFLLVFGWSMQFIVIEWQVYSITKDPLSLGIIGLLEIIPAFSMALFAGHIVDQREKRNLLAICIATFSLISLGLYFLTTDSIFKSWSTHKILYAIYGLVFFGGFLRSFFGPTIFSLVALIVPKKIYHNAATWSTSTWKTASVTGALFAGFSISWMGVANTLLLVFILVVLSFIVVFFIKKKPILNTKIGEPINESLKAGVRFVFQNKAILGALTLDMIAVLFGGTVAILSVFAQDILHVGSEGFGILNASISMGSIVTMFITTYIPINRNTGKKLLISIFIFGVSIIAFGLSSIFWISVLALFISGAADGISMVIRQTILQIKTPDEMRGRVSSVNSMFVGSSNELGAFESGLAAKIIGPVAAVVFGGTMTLLTVGATAIINPTLRELDLTKDIEDHENAE